A window of the Brassica oleracea var. oleracea cultivar TO1000 chromosome C1, BOL, whole genome shotgun sequence genome harbors these coding sequences:
- the LOC106307528 gene encoding cysteine-rich receptor-like protein kinase 11, with translation MSLFSILCFVLITSFGVASVSAQRCMNRKGNFMPNGTYDVNRRLILSSLPSNVTSKEGLFFNGSIGQEPNRVYAVGMCIPGSTSDDCSVCIKLASDRLIKNCTNQTNAFAWPADPTLCHVRYSNTSFLGSADLKPRVLLPKEGDIISNLTEFTKTWEDLVVRMIDAASAAKSTPSSSNNHYRADVAPLTVLQNIYALMQCTPDLSSGDCDTCLRQSARAYQSCCGQKQGGVVTRPSCFFRWDLYAFSKAFDNITVASLPPPRLPPVASPPPAYDHARTTDNNSKGISSGVVAAITVPTVVTVFILLVLGFVLCRRRESMQRTEVESDSDISTPQSSQYDFKTVEAATNKFSRHNKLGEGGFGEVYKGTLSNGTEVAVKRLSEKSGQGIREFKNEAVLVSKLQHRNLVKLLGFCLEGEEKILIYEFVPNKSLDYFLFDPEEQDQLHWTQRYKIIGGIARGILYLHQDSQLTVIHRDLKASNILLDANMNPKISDFGLSTIFGMEQTRGNTSRIAGTYGYMSPEYAMQGQYSMKSDIYSFGVLVLEIISGKKNGGVYQMDETSTPGNLVTYAWRLWKNGSPLEMVDLAIGRNYEINEVTRCIHIALLCVQDNPEDRPMLSTIILMLTSNTITLPVPRLPSFIPRSRHELDQVSEGLESSRSTGRYVGHSVNDVSITDLEAR, from the exons ATGAGTTTGTTTTCTATACTCTGTTTTGTCCTAATAACTAGCTTTGGCGTTGCTTCGGTTTCAGCACAAAGATGTATGAATAGAAAAGGGAATTTCATGCCCAATGGTACCTACGACGTAAACCGCCGTCTCATCCTCTCTTCACTTCCTTCCAACGTCACAAGCAAAGAAGGCCTCTTCTTCAACGGTTCCATCGGACAAGAACCCAACCGTGTCTACGCAGTAGGGATGTGCATCCCTGGATCAACTTCAGATGACTGTTCTGTTTGTATCAAGCTCGCATCTGATCGTTTGATAAAGAATTGTACTAACCAAACAAACGCGTTTGCTTGGCCAGCTGACCCCACGCTTTGCCATGTGCGCTACTCCAACACTTCTTTCTTAGGATCTGCGGATCTGAAACCGCGTGTACTGCTTCCCAAAGAAGGAGATATCATCTCAAATCTAACAGAGTTCACAAAAACATGGGAAGACTTAGTTGTTCGTATGATTGATGCAGCCTCAGCAGCAAAAAGCACACCATCATCTAGTAATAACCATTACAGGGCTGATGTTGCACCCTTGACAGTTCTCCAGAACATATACGCTTTGATGCAATGCACGCCTGATCTTTCCTCTGGTGATTGTGATACCTGTCTGCGACAGAGCGCAAGGGCCTACCAGTCATGCTGTGGTCAGAAGCAAGGAGGCGTTGTTACGCGGCCAAGCTGCTTTTTCAGGTGGGACTTGTATGCATTCTCTAAGGCCTTTGATAATATTACTGTGGCTTCTCTTCCTCCTCCTCGTCTTCCTCCTGTGGCTTCTCCTCCTCCTGCATATGATCACGCCAGAACGACCGATAATA ATAGCAAAGGAATCTCATCTGGAGTTGTCGCAGCTATTACAGTTCCAACTGTTGTTACCGTCTTTATACTGCTTGTTCTAGGATTTGTTCTTTGTCGGAGGAGAGAGTCAATGCAAAGAACTGAAGTTGAGT CTGATAGTGATATTTCAACTCCACAGTCATCCCAATACGACTTTAAGACAGTTGAAGCTGCAACAAACAAGTTTTCGAGGCATAATAAGCTCGGTGAAGGTGGATTCGGTGAGGTTTACAAG GGTACACTTTCAAATGGAACAGAAGTGGCTGTGAAGCGACTGTCAGAAAAGTCAGGACAAGGGATAAGAGAGTTCAAGAACGAAGCTGTTCTTGTCTCAAAACTTCAACATAGGAATTTGGTTAAGCTTCTTGGATTCTGTCTGGAAGGAGAAGAAAAGATTCTGATCTATGAGTTTGTCCCCAACAAAAGCCTTGACTATTTCCTATTTG ACCCTGAAGAGCAAGACCAGCTTCATTGGACTCAGCGGTACAAAATTATTGGAGGCATTGCTAGAGGGATTCTTTATCTTCATCAAGATTCACAGCTCACAGTCATACACCGTGATCTCAAAGCCAGCAACATTCTTTTAGATGCCAATATGAACCCAAAAATTTCAGATTTTGGATTGTCGACAATCTTTGGAATGGAGCAAACTCGAGGCAATACCAGCAGAATAGCTGGAACCTA TGGTTACATGTCTCCCGAGTATGCAATGCAAGGTCAATACTCCATGAAATCTGACATTTACAGCTTTGGAGTCTTAGTTCTTGAGATTATTAGCGGCAAGAAAAACGGCGGAGTTTACCAGATGGATGAAACTAGTACTCCTGGCAACTTGGTCACTTAC GCTTGGAGGCTTTGGAAAAATGGATCACCACTAGAGATGGTGGATCTAGCCATTGGAAGGAATTACGAGATTAATGAAGTCACTAGATGCATCCACATTGCGCTCTTATGTGTACAAGACAATCCAGAAGACCGTCCAATGTTATCAACTATCATATTGATGCTCACTAGTAACACAATCACTCTACCAGTGCCTCGCCTACCAAGTTTCATCCCTCGGAGCAGGCACGAACTGGACCAGGTATCTGAGGGACTAGAATCAAGTCGATCTACAGGAAGATATGTTGGTCATTCTGTAAATGACGTGTCAATAACTGATTTAGAGGCTCGTTAA
- the LOC106325932 gene encoding probable serine/threonine-protein kinase At1g54610 isoform X2 produces MGCIISSRRKKPATQESPEHRPRFHMPPSRMVIAEGDGDDQAQNVSELLKIGRGTFSKVFKARDLLRNKTVALKRIRFDVTDSESIKCIAREITILRKLDHPNIIKLEGLMLVEHDSSILYMIFEYMEHDLLGLSSLLGVEFSEPQVKCYMTQLLRGLDHCHTNHVLHRDIKSSNLLINQHGVLKIADFGLSTFFDPHNSVPLTTNVVTLWYRPPELLLGASRYSVGIDMWSTGCVIGEIYAGKPILPGKKETDQLQKIFELCGSPSEDYWTKIKLSAPLRPMFPYGSNIAETFKEFPVPVISLLETLLSIDPDRRGTAATALNSEYFNTEPLACDPSSLPKYTPSKEMDIKKRDETRKQASEIRRTNESQAVEPIQEDSSLTQQLQRTCSESTSRETSYTKSYEEDETPRQMQTATDMTTDDETGAEDSYTSPYGHSQNLAGSVNMEDDIPWPMSPSRVYENGTSSSDRRE; encoded by the exons ATGGGTTGTATCATTTCTTCTCGGAGAAAGAAACCGGCAACACAAGAGTCGCCGGAACACCGTCCTCGCTTCCACATGCCTCCATCAAGAATGGTTATAGCTGAGGGTGATGGTGATGATCAAGCTCAAAATGTTTCAGAGTTGTTGAAG ATTGGGAGAGGAACATTCAGCAAGGTGTTCAAAGCTAGAGATCTTCTCCGCAACAAGACCGTAGCTCTGAAGAGAATCAGATTCGATGTCACCGACTCAGAAAGCATCAAGTGCATAGCCAGAGAGATCACAATCCTCCGCAAGCTAGACCATCCAAACATCATCAAACTAGAAGGGCTAATGCTTGTAGAACACGACTCCTCTATCCTCTACATGATCTTCGAATACATGGAGCATGACCTCTTAGGACTCTCTTCACTACTCGGTGTTGAATTCTCAGAACCTCAG GTTAAATGCTACATGACGCAGCTCTTAAGAGGGCTTGATCATTGTCACACTAACCATGTACTCCATAGAGATATAAAAAGCTCTAATCTTCTCATAAACCAACATGGAGTCCTCAAGATTGCTGATTTTGGACTATCAACGTTCTTTGATCCTCACAACAGTGTTCCTTTGACTACAAACGTTGTAACTCTATGGTACCGACCTCCTGAGCTTTTGCTTGGAGCTTCTCGTTACAGTGTTGGCATCGACATGTGGAGCACAGGCTGTGTAATAGGTGAGATATACGCTGGAAAGCCTATCCTTCCTGGTAAAAAAGAG ACAGACCAACTGCAAAAGATATTTGAGTTGTGTGGATCACCTTCAGAGGATTATTGGACTAAGATAAAGCTCTCGGCTCCGTTAAGACCAATGTTTCCATATGGATCAAATATAGCAGAGACATTCAAAGAGTTTCCGGTTCCTGTTATTTCTCTTCTAGAGACTCTGCTCTCAATAGATCCAGATCGTCGAGGCACTGCAGCTACTGCTCTCAACAGCGAG TACTTCAACACTGAGCCATTGGCTTGTGATCCATCTTCTCTACCAAAGTACACTCCCAGTAAAGAAATGGACATTAAGAAGCGCGATGAAACTAGAAAACAAGCTTCAGAAATTAGAAGAACAAACGAATCTCAAGCTGTAGAGCCAATTCAAGAAGATTCTTCTCTCACACAGCAGCTTCAG AGAACGTGTTCAGAATCCACGAGCAGAGAAACTTCATATACAAAGTCTTACGAGGAAGACGAGACTCCTAGACAAATGCAAACAGCTACGGACATGACAACCGATGATGAAACTGGAGCAGAAGACTCTTACACGTCTCCATATGGACACAGCCAGAATCTAGCTGGATCGGTGAATATGGAGGACGACATACCTTGGCCAATGAGTCCATCTAGAGTTTATGAGAATGGGACATCTTCTTCGGATCGGAGAGAGTAG
- the LOC106307500 gene encoding cysteine-rich receptor-like protein kinase 11 isoform X1, which produces MDNDGYFRPNGNGTYDRNRRLILSSFPSNISTQEGLFYNGSIGQEPNRVYAVGMCIPGSTPQDCSDCIKSASDGLIQSCPNQTNAFTWPGDPTLCYVRYSNTSFLGSSDLDPRPLFFNTGDITSNLTEFTTIWEGLVVRMIDAASTAKSTPSSSNNHYKADMALLTALENIYALMQCTPDLSSGDCDNCLRQSARDYQSCCGQKQGGVVMRPSCFFRWDLYKYSKAFDNITVASSPPPLPPMASPSPGDDQARRTNNDSKGISPGVVAAITVPTVIILLVLGVVLCRRRMSMQRTDVESDSDISTAQSSQYDLKTIEAATNKFLMSNKLGEGGFGEVYKGTLSNGTEVAVKRLSKKSGQGIREFKNEAVLVSKLQHRNLVRLLGFCLEGDEKILIYEFVPNKSLNHFLFDPKKQSQLNWTKRYKIIGGIARGILYLHQDSQLTIIHRDLKASNILLDANMNPKISDFGLSTIFGMEQTRGNTSRIAGTYGYMSPEYAMHGQYSMKSDIYSFGVLVLEIISGKKNSRAYQMDETSTPGNLVTYAWRLWRNGSPLELVDPAIGRNYQSNEVTRCIHIALLCVQENPEDRPMLSTIILMLTSNTITLPVPRLPSFIPRSRDELDQISEGLESSQSTGRSVGHSVNDVSITDLDPR; this is translated from the exons GCTCAACTCCACAGGACTGTTCTGATTGTATCAAGTCCGCGTCTGATGGTTTGATACAGAGTTGTCCTAACCAAACAAACGCGTTTACATGGCCCGGTGACCCCACGCTTTGCTATGTTCGCTACTCCAACACTTCTTTCTTAGGATCTTCGGATCTGGACCCGCGTCCACTGTTCTTCAACACAGGAGATATAACCTCAAATCTAACCGAGTTCACGACAATATGGGAAGGCTTAGTTGTTCGTATGATTGATGCAGCCTCCACCGCAAAAAGCACACCATCCTCTAGTAATAATCATTATAAAGCTGATATGGCACTCTTGACTGCTCTTGAGAACATATATGCTTTGATGCAATGCACGCCAGATCTTTCCTCTGGTGATTGTGATAACTGTCTGCGGCAGAGCGCAAGGGACTACCAGTCATGCTGTGGTCAGAAGCAAGGAGGCGTTGTTATGCGGCCAAGCTGCTTTTTCAGGTGGGACTTGTATAAATACTCTAAGGCCTTTGATAATATCACGGTGGCTTCTTCTCCTCCTCCTCTTCCTCCTATGGCTTCTCCTTCTCCTGGAGATGATCAGGCCAGAAGGACCAATAATG ATAGCAAAGGAATCTCACCTGGAGTTGTCGCGGCTATTACAGTTCCAACCGTCATTATACTTCTTGTTCTAGGAGTTGTTCTTTGTAGGAGAAGAATGTCAATGCAAAGAACTGACGTCGAAT CTGATAGTGATATCTCAACTGCACAATCATCCCAATACGACTTAAAAACAATTGAAGCTGCAACAAACAAGTTTTTGATGAGTAATAAGCTTGGTGAAGGTGGATTCGGCGAGGTTTACAAG GGTACACTTTCAAATGGAACTGAAGTGGCTGTGAAGCGACTGTCGAAAAAGTCAGGACAAGGGATAAGAGAGTTCAAGAACGAGGCCGTCCTTGTCTCAAAACTTCAACACAGGAATTTGGTTAGACTTCTTGGATTCTGTTTGGAAGGAGATGAAAAGATTCTGATCTACGAGTTTGTCCCCAACAAAAGCCTTAACCATTTCCTATTTG ACCCTAAGAAGCAAAGCCAACTAAACTGGACTAAGCGATACAAGATCATTGGAGGGATAGCTAGAGGAATTCTTTATCTTCATCAAGATTCACAGCTCACAATCATACACCGTGACCTCAAAGCCAGCAACATTCTGTTAGATGCCAATATGAACCCAAAAATTTCAGATTTTGGGTTGTCGACAATCTTTGGAATGGAGCAAACTCGAGGAAATACCAGCAGAATTGCTGGAACATA TGGTTACATGTCTCCTGAGTATGCAATGCATGGTCAATACTCCATGAAATCTGATATTTACAGCTTTGGAGTCTTAGTACTCGAGATTATAAGTGGCAAGAAAAACAGCAGAGCTTACCAGATGGATGAAACTAGCACTCCTGGCAACTTGGTCACTTAT GCTTGGAGGCTTTGGAGAAATGGATCGCCACTTGAGCTGGTGGATCCGGCTATTGGAAGGAACTATCAGAGTAATGAAGTCACTAGATGCATCCATATCGCACTCTTATGTGTACAAGAAAATCCAGAAGACCGACCAATGTTATCAACTATCATCTTGATGCTCACTAGCAACACAATCACTCTACCAGTGCCTCGCCTACCAAGTTTCATCCCTCGGAGCAGGGACGAACTGGACCAGATATCTGAGGGACTAGAATCAAGTCAATCTACAGGAAGATCTGTCGGTCATTCTGTGAATGACGTGTCAATAACTGATTTAGACCCTCGTTAA
- the LOC106325932 gene encoding probable serine/threonine-protein kinase At1g09600 isoform X1, with the protein MGCIISSRRKKPATQESPEHRPRFHMPPSRMVIAEGDGDDQAQNVSELLKVSDNKLGLKELKREESVLVVNPPPRSTELAASGWPPWLISVAGEALVGWIPRRESHFEKQEQIGRGTFSKVFKARDLLRNKTVALKRIRFDVTDSESIKCIAREITILRKLDHPNIIKLEGLMLVEHDSSILYMIFEYMEHDLLGLSSLLGVEFSEPQVKCYMTQLLRGLDHCHTNHVLHRDIKSSNLLINQHGVLKIADFGLSTFFDPHNSVPLTTNVVTLWYRPPELLLGASRYSVGIDMWSTGCVIGEIYAGKPILPGKKETDQLQKIFELCGSPSEDYWTKIKLSAPLRPMFPYGSNIAETFKEFPVPVISLLETLLSIDPDRRGTAATALNSEYFNTEPLACDPSSLPKYTPSKEMDIKKRDETRKQASEIRRTNESQAVEPIQEDSSLTQQLQRTCSESTSRETSYTKSYEEDETPRQMQTATDMTTDDETGAEDSYTSPYGHSQNLAGSVNMEDDIPWPMSPSRVYENGTSSSDRRE; encoded by the exons ATGGGTTGTATCATTTCTTCTCGGAGAAAGAAACCGGCAACACAAGAGTCGCCGGAACACCGTCCTCGCTTCCACATGCCTCCATCAAGAATGGTTATAGCTGAGGGTGATGGTGATGATCAAGCTCAAAATGTTTCAGAGTTGTTGAAGGTAAGTGATAATAAGTTAGGTCTTAAGGAGCTGAAGAGAGAAGAGAGCGTTCTTGTTGTTAATCCTCCTCCTCGCTCAACGGAGTTAGCTGCCTCCGGTTGGCCGCCGTGGCTTATCTCCGTCGCTGGTGAAGCTCTGGTTGGTTGGATTCCTCGCCGTGAATCTCACTTCGAGAAGCAAGAACAA ATTGGGAGAGGAACATTCAGCAAGGTGTTCAAAGCTAGAGATCTTCTCCGCAACAAGACCGTAGCTCTGAAGAGAATCAGATTCGATGTCACCGACTCAGAAAGCATCAAGTGCATAGCCAGAGAGATCACAATCCTCCGCAAGCTAGACCATCCAAACATCATCAAACTAGAAGGGCTAATGCTTGTAGAACACGACTCCTCTATCCTCTACATGATCTTCGAATACATGGAGCATGACCTCTTAGGACTCTCTTCACTACTCGGTGTTGAATTCTCAGAACCTCAG GTTAAATGCTACATGACGCAGCTCTTAAGAGGGCTTGATCATTGTCACACTAACCATGTACTCCATAGAGATATAAAAAGCTCTAATCTTCTCATAAACCAACATGGAGTCCTCAAGATTGCTGATTTTGGACTATCAACGTTCTTTGATCCTCACAACAGTGTTCCTTTGACTACAAACGTTGTAACTCTATGGTACCGACCTCCTGAGCTTTTGCTTGGAGCTTCTCGTTACAGTGTTGGCATCGACATGTGGAGCACAGGCTGTGTAATAGGTGAGATATACGCTGGAAAGCCTATCCTTCCTGGTAAAAAAGAG ACAGACCAACTGCAAAAGATATTTGAGTTGTGTGGATCACCTTCAGAGGATTATTGGACTAAGATAAAGCTCTCGGCTCCGTTAAGACCAATGTTTCCATATGGATCAAATATAGCAGAGACATTCAAAGAGTTTCCGGTTCCTGTTATTTCTCTTCTAGAGACTCTGCTCTCAATAGATCCAGATCGTCGAGGCACTGCAGCTACTGCTCTCAACAGCGAG TACTTCAACACTGAGCCATTGGCTTGTGATCCATCTTCTCTACCAAAGTACACTCCCAGTAAAGAAATGGACATTAAGAAGCGCGATGAAACTAGAAAACAAGCTTCAGAAATTAGAAGAACAAACGAATCTCAAGCTGTAGAGCCAATTCAAGAAGATTCTTCTCTCACACAGCAGCTTCAG AGAACGTGTTCAGAATCCACGAGCAGAGAAACTTCATATACAAAGTCTTACGAGGAAGACGAGACTCCTAGACAAATGCAAACAGCTACGGACATGACAACCGATGATGAAACTGGAGCAGAAGACTCTTACACGTCTCCATATGGACACAGCCAGAATCTAGCTGGATCGGTGAATATGGAGGACGACATACCTTGGCCAATGAGTCCATCTAGAGTTTATGAGAATGGGACATCTTCTTCGGATCGGAGAGAGTAG
- the LOC106307500 gene encoding cysteine-rich receptor-like protein kinase 11 isoform X2: MKQWSLFSILCFVLISFGIASVSAQTCMDNDGHFRPNGTYDTNRRLILSSLPSNVTTQEGLFFNGSIGQEPNRVYAIGMCIPGSTPQDCSDCIKSASDGLIQSCPNQTNAFTWPGDPTLCYVRYSNTSFLGSSDLDPRPLFFNTGDITSNLTEFTTIWEGLVVRMIDAASTAKSTPSSSNNHYKADMALLTALENIYALMQCTPDLSSGDCDNCLRQSARDYQSCCGQKQGGVVMRPSCFFRWDLYKYSKAFDNITVASSPPPLPPMASPSPGDDQARRTNNDSKGISPGVVAAITVPTVIILLVLGVVLCRRRMSMQRTDVESDSDISTAQSSQYDLKTIEAATNKFLMSNKLGEGGFGEVYKGTLSNGTEVAVKRLSKKSGQGIREFKNEAVLVSKLQHRNLVRLLGFCLEGDEKILIYEFVPNKSLNHFLFDPKKQSQLNWTKRYKIIGGIARGILYLHQDSQLTIIHRDLKASNILLDANMNPKISDFGLSTIFGMEQTRGNTSRIAGTYGYMSPEYAMHGQYSMKSDIYSFGVLVLEIISGKKNSRAYQMDETSTPGNLVTYAWRLWRNGSPLELVDPAIGRNYQSNEVTRCIHIALLCVQENPEDRPMLSTIILMLTSNTITLPVPRLPSFIPRSRDELDQISEGLESSQSTGRSVGHSVNDVSITDLDPR; encoded by the exons ATGAAGCAGTGGAGTTTGTTTTCAATCCTCTGTTTTGTCCTAATAAGCTTTGGCATTGCTTCGGTTTCAGCACAAACATGTATGGATAATGATGGGCATTTCAGGCCCAACGGTACTTACGACACAAACCGGCGTCTTATCCTCTCTTCACTTCCTTCCAACGTCACGACTCAAGAGGGCCTCTTCTTCAACGGTTCCATCGGACAAGAACCCAACCGTGTCTACGCAATAGGGATGTGCATCCCAGGCTCAACTCCACAGGACTGTTCTGATTGTATCAAGTCCGCGTCTGATGGTTTGATACAGAGTTGTCCTAACCAAACAAACGCGTTTACATGGCCCGGTGACCCCACGCTTTGCTATGTTCGCTACTCCAACACTTCTTTCTTAGGATCTTCGGATCTGGACCCGCGTCCACTGTTCTTCAACACAGGAGATATAACCTCAAATCTAACCGAGTTCACGACAATATGGGAAGGCTTAGTTGTTCGTATGATTGATGCAGCCTCCACCGCAAAAAGCACACCATCCTCTAGTAATAATCATTATAAAGCTGATATGGCACTCTTGACTGCTCTTGAGAACATATATGCTTTGATGCAATGCACGCCAGATCTTTCCTCTGGTGATTGTGATAACTGTCTGCGGCAGAGCGCAAGGGACTACCAGTCATGCTGTGGTCAGAAGCAAGGAGGCGTTGTTATGCGGCCAAGCTGCTTTTTCAGGTGGGACTTGTATAAATACTCTAAGGCCTTTGATAATATCACGGTGGCTTCTTCTCCTCCTCCTCTTCCTCCTATGGCTTCTCCTTCTCCTGGAGATGATCAGGCCAGAAGGACCAATAATG ATAGCAAAGGAATCTCACCTGGAGTTGTCGCGGCTATTACAGTTCCAACCGTCATTATACTTCTTGTTCTAGGAGTTGTTCTTTGTAGGAGAAGAATGTCAATGCAAAGAACTGACGTCGAAT CTGATAGTGATATCTCAACTGCACAATCATCCCAATACGACTTAAAAACAATTGAAGCTGCAACAAACAAGTTTTTGATGAGTAATAAGCTTGGTGAAGGTGGATTCGGCGAGGTTTACAAG GGTACACTTTCAAATGGAACTGAAGTGGCTGTGAAGCGACTGTCGAAAAAGTCAGGACAAGGGATAAGAGAGTTCAAGAACGAGGCCGTCCTTGTCTCAAAACTTCAACACAGGAATTTGGTTAGACTTCTTGGATTCTGTTTGGAAGGAGATGAAAAGATTCTGATCTACGAGTTTGTCCCCAACAAAAGCCTTAACCATTTCCTATTTG ACCCTAAGAAGCAAAGCCAACTAAACTGGACTAAGCGATACAAGATCATTGGAGGGATAGCTAGAGGAATTCTTTATCTTCATCAAGATTCACAGCTCACAATCATACACCGTGACCTCAAAGCCAGCAACATTCTGTTAGATGCCAATATGAACCCAAAAATTTCAGATTTTGGGTTGTCGACAATCTTTGGAATGGAGCAAACTCGAGGAAATACCAGCAGAATTGCTGGAACATA TGGTTACATGTCTCCTGAGTATGCAATGCATGGTCAATACTCCATGAAATCTGATATTTACAGCTTTGGAGTCTTAGTACTCGAGATTATAAGTGGCAAGAAAAACAGCAGAGCTTACCAGATGGATGAAACTAGCACTCCTGGCAACTTGGTCACTTAT GCTTGGAGGCTTTGGAGAAATGGATCGCCACTTGAGCTGGTGGATCCGGCTATTGGAAGGAACTATCAGAGTAATGAAGTCACTAGATGCATCCATATCGCACTCTTATGTGTACAAGAAAATCCAGAAGACCGACCAATGTTATCAACTATCATCTTGATGCTCACTAGCAACACAATCACTCTACCAGTGCCTCGCCTACCAAGTTTCATCCCTCGGAGCAGGGACGAACTGGACCAGATATCTGAGGGACTAGAATCAAGTCAATCTACAGGAAGATCTGTCGGTCATTCTGTGAATGACGTGTCAATAACTGATTTAGACCCTCGTTAA